Proteins found in one Miscanthus floridulus cultivar M001 chromosome 4, ASM1932011v1, whole genome shotgun sequence genomic segment:
- the LOC136549649 gene encoding aquaporin PIP2-1-like codes for MGKDDVIESGAGGGEFAAKDYTDPPPAPLIDAAELGSWSLYRAVIAEFIATLLFLYITVATVIGYKHQTDTTASGADAACGGVGVLGIAWAFGGMIFVLVYCTAGISGGHINPAVTFGLFLARKVSLVRALLYIVAQCLGAICGVGLVKAFQSAYFDRYGGGANSLASGYSRGTGLGAEIVGTFVLVYTVFSATDPKRSARDSHVPVLAPLPIGFAVFMVHLATIPVTGTGINPARSLGAAVIYNKDKPWDDHWIFWVGPLAGAAIAAFYHQYILRAGAIKALGSFRSNA; via the exons ATGGGCAAGGACGACGTGATCGagagcggcgccggcggcggcgagttCGCTGCCAAGGACTACACGGACCCGCCCCCGGCGCCGCTGATCGACGCGGCGGAGCTGGGCTCCTGGTCGCTGTACCGCGCCGTGATCGCGGAGTTCATCGCGACGCTGCTGTTCCTGTACATCACCGTCGCCACGGTGATCGGGTACAAGCACCAGACGGACACGACGGCGTCGGGCGCCGACGCGGCGTGCGGCGGCGTGGGCGTGCTGGGCATCGCCTGGGCGTTCGGCGGCATGATCTTCGTGCTGGTCTACTGCACGGCCGGAATCTCGGGCGGCCACATCAACCCGGCCGTCACGTTCGGCCTCTTCCTGGCGCGGAAGGTCTCCCTGGTGCGCGCGCTGCTCTACATCGTGGCGCAGTGCCTCGGCGCCATCTGCGGCGTGGGGCTCGTCAAGGCGTTCCAGAGCGCCTACTTCGACAGGTACGGCGGCGGCGCCAACTCGCTCGCGTCGGGGTACTCCCGCGGGACGGGGCTCGGCGCAGAGATCGTCGGCACCTTCGTGCTCGTCTACACCGTCTTCTCGGCCACCGACCCCAAGCGCAGCGCCCGCGACTCCCACGTCCCG GTTCTGGCTCCCCTCCCCATCGGGTTCGCCGTGTTCATGGTCCACCTGGCCACCATCCCCGTCACCGGCACCGGCATCAACCCGGCCAGGAGCCTGGGCGCCGCCGTCATCTACAACAAGGACAAGCCCTGGGATGACCAC TGGATCTTCTGGGTGGGCCCTCTCGCGGGCGCTGCCATCGCGGCGTTCTACCACCAGTACATCCTCCGGGCGGGCGCCATCAAGGCCCTCGGCTCCTTCAGGAGCAACGCGTGA